Genomic segment of Steroidobacter denitrificans:
GGCGAAATCATCAGGTAAGAAGGCGGTCGCCAAGGCCCGGCCGGCGGGTACGGTGATCCGGAAAGCAAAGTCCGCCGGCAAGACGGCGCTGCGCAAGGCAGGCGTCAAAGCGACCAAGACAGCCAAGGTAGCCAAGGCCGCCAAGGCCGCTGCGAGCAAGACGGCTAAGGTGGCCGCGAGCGCAAGGAAGCCGGCCACGGTCACCGCAAGAAGGAAGGCCGGAACGACGAAGAAGCTGTCCAGGAAAGCCGCCAGGCCGACGGCAAGAACAGCGCTAGGCCGCAAGACTGCGAAGCAGCGCACGGCACGGGCGCCTCGCGCGGCCGGCAGCCGCGGGGTACGCCGCGGGGCAGCAGGGAAAACAGCCAAAAAAGCGGCAAGGAAGAAATAAACCCGGGGTTGCTGCAGGAGGGGCAACCCGGCCGCGGTGATCCCTTCATGAGGATTCTTCGGCGGTCGTTCTCGACGATGGAATAGGGGGATGGGATCAGGCTCCGGCGAGTGCGGCCAGGTGCTCGCCGATCACTTCGCGGCGCCATCCCTTCGTCAGGCGCTCGGCATGACCCGAGAACACCAGGCGCTCGACATCGCGACGTGTCGCGAGCAGTTCGGGACTGATGCGCAACTCCTGGGCTTGGGTGCGTACGAAGTTCATGAGCCGCGTCACTTGTGAGAGCTGTTGTGGTTCGGGCCGCTGCGGCAGTGTTGCGGGCGCTTCGGCGTCCGCCATGCCGCACCCTTGCTCCACCAGCGACAATAGTTCCGCGCCTCGACGGCGAATGACACCGGCAGGCAGGGTGCGGATCCGCCCGAGATCCTGGATGCTCGCGGGCAGACGCTCGGCGATCTCGCGCAGGGCGTCATCGGTAAGAATCCAGCCTCGAGGCTTGTCGTGCCTCATTGCGGTGTTTTCACGCCATTGCGCCAGCAGCTTCGCAGTGGCGCGCTGCTCGGGTTGCAGCCGGTCCAATCCCTTGAGCCGTTGCCATGCAGTCCGCGGATCGGTTCGGTGCAACTCCAGACGTTCGAGTTCGCATGTCTCCTCAAGCAGCCATTCCAGCCGGCCGGCCGCCTCCAGGGCGTTACGCAGATCCAGATACAAGGGCACAAGATAACGTACGTCGTCGGCGGCATAGCGCAGTTGCTCCTCGCTGAGCGGCCGTCGCGACCAGTCCGCACGTGTATGAGCCTTTGCCAGGGTAACGCTCAGGCGTTCGGCAACGAGCGGCCCGTAGCCGATCTGCGCGGGGTAGCCGAGCAGGGCTGCTGCGATCTGGGTGTCGAACACCGGACCTGGCGGGCCCGATGGGCTGGTCAAGGAGATCACTTCGTAGTCCTGGCGCGCCGCATGCAGCACCTTGGTGCATTCGCGGTTTGCAAGCAGTTGCCATAGCGGCTGCAGATCGGGTATCGCCAGCGGATCGATGAGCGTACAGAAATCCGGCGTGGCGGCTTGAATGAGGCAGAGCTGAGGGAAATAGGTGCTCTCGCGCATGAATTCGGTGTCGAGAGCAAGGAAACGAGCGGCCGACAGCCGCTCCAGGGCCAACAGGAGATCGGCGGACGTAGCTATGGGAAGCGTGGCTTGCATGAAGGTGCGTGTACAATCGGCCTGGGGATGACCGCATCGATATTATAGGCGCCGCGCCGGCTTCTCGACTCACATGCTGAGACTTCTGCAAACCTTCGTCGATATCGCACTGTGGCGTAAGGGACCTCAGGATCTGCCGGCTTCCACGGTGTTGGCGTCGATGGTGCTGTTCATGTACGTGGCCATCGAGTTCATCGGCGTGCAGATGTTCGATTTGAGCCTGCGCGCCGCGGTGGTCTTCATTGGTGTGGATGTGCTGATGATCAGCGGATGGCTATGGCTGGTCTTGGCGTTTTTCGGACGCCGCCAGCGATTCGTTCAGACCATCACTGCGACCCTGGGCGTAGGCGTGATGATCCTCATACTGGATATCACGGTGCGCGCACTGCAGATCGGGCTGGGTCTGGGCAATGACCTGGCGAGCAACTGGTTGTTGCTGCGATTTCTGATCATCGCGCTGGTCATGGGAAGGATTTTCATGCATGCACTGGACCGTGGCCTGATGACCGGGATGGCGCTCACCGTGGCGATCATCTATTCGACCGAAGCGGTCGCCCAGATCATGCTCGGCGCCGTCTGACAGGGATCGCGATGCACATTCATATCCTCGGTATCTGCGGCACCTTCATGGGCGGCATTGCAGCGTTGGCGCGCGCAGCCGGACATCGCGTGACAGGATCCGATAGCGGCGTCTATCCGCCTATGTCCGAGCAGTTGACCTCCCTGGGTATCGAGCTGATCGAGGGTTACGAGCCGGGGCAGCTTCGGCTCGCACCGGACATCGTGGTGGTCGGCAACGTCATGAGCCGTGGCAACACCTTGATCGAGGCGCTGCTGGAAAGCGGCATTCCCTACACCTCGGGACCGGATTGGCTGGCACGGCATGTACTCACGGGGCGGTGGACCCTGGCGGTTGCCGGTACGCATGGCAAGACCACGACCGCCAGCGTGCTGACCTGGATACTGGAGCATGCGGGCCTGGACCCGGGTTTTCTCATCGGCGGGATTCCAGACAATTTTGCCGTATCGGCGCGTCTGGGCACGGGTGCTCCTTTCGTCGTGGAGGCCGACGAATACGATACCGCCTTCTTCGACAAGCGTGCCAAATTCGTGCACTACCGTCCGCGCACGGCCATTCTGAATAACCTCGAACATGATCATGCAGATATCTATCCGGACGTGGCCTCCATCCAATGGCAGTTCCAGCAGCTGTTACGGATGGTTCCACGCAACGGCCTGGTCGTCGCCAATGCCGCGGATGCGCATGTCATGGAAGTGATCGCCAAGGGTTGCTGGTCGCCTGTCGAGCATTTTGCCGGTGCTCCCCTCGAGCGGGACGGAGCGCTGGAACACTGGCATGTGGCCGTGCCTGACGAAGGAGACTACACCCGCTTTGCGATCATGCGCGGCACGCATTGCGCCGGTACGGTGGACTGGGCCATGCCCGGCCGGCACAACGCCGAGAATGCGCTGGCCGCCATTTTGGCCGCACGTCATGCCGGCGTCGATATGGACGTGGCGATCGCGGCCCTGAAATCCTTCAAGGGGGTCCGCCGCCGCATGGAAATCCGCGGTGTGGTTCGCGGCATTACCGTGTATGACGATTTTGCTCATCATCCCACGGCCGTTGCGGCTACGATCGAGGCTCTGCGGCGACGTGTCGGATCGGCGCGTCTGGTGGCAGTCCTGGAGCCGCGCTCCAATACCATGAAGCTCGGTACGCATCGTGAGGCGCTGGCGGGTTCCCTGGAACTGGCGGACCGGGTGTGGTTGTATCAGGGGCCGAACGTGCAATGGGATGTTGCCGGGGCGGTGGCTCCCCTGGGAGAGCGGGCCAGAGTCGTGAAAAATAGCGGTGAACTGACCGATCTTCTGGTGAGCACGCTGGCGCCCGGGGATCATGTACTGATCATGTCGAACGGCGGCTTCGATGGAATTCATGGTCGGTTGCTGGACCGTCTCGCCGACACATCCTCATGATTGCCCTGGCTGGCAATGACCGATAATTTGCCATTGTTTCCGCTGGGGGCCGTCCTGTTTCCTGGGGGGCTGATCAAACTACGGGTTTTCGAGCCGCGCTACCTTGCCATGGTCAGCCGCTGCCTGCGTGAAGACGCCGGATTCGGCGTGGTGCTGATCCTTGCAGGCGTCGAGGCGGGCGGCCCGGTACGCACGGCGCAAGTGGGCACCCTGGCGCGGATCGCCGACTTCGAGCAACTCAGCGATGGTCTCCTGGGCATCACGGCGCAGGGCGGGCATCGTTTTCGTATCCTGTCGACGACGTGCCGCAGCGACGGGCTGAACACAGCGGTGGTGGAATGGCTGGATGAGACGGCGGCGCTATCGATACCGCCGGAGATGGCGGTCTTGGCCGAACTGGTGAGGCAGGCCGGCGTATCATCTGGCGATGCGCCTGGTGCTCCGCGCTACGACGATGCGAGCTGGGTGGGCATGCGCCTGGCGCAACTGTTGCCGCTCACGCTGCCGGAGCGCCAGCGCTGCCTGGAAATGAACGGCGCGCTCGAGCGCCTGCAGTTCCTGCGTGAGCGGCTGGATATCAGGCATCATTAGCCGCACGGACCCTTCGGGATGTCGCTTGAAGGGTGTCAGCGGCCGATGCAAAGGCGTTTGAGCACCTGTCCAAACCGCCCTGCTCGAAACCACCCTGGGTTATGCCCTGCCGCCCATGGGCGGCAGGCAGGTCACCGGACGGCCGAGGACCGTCACGAAGCCGCGGCCCGGGGGCGGGTCAGCGCAACCGCAAGGGCGATGAGCGCGAACCATGCGAGGGCGGCCCAGCCGATCACGCCGTCATAGCTGCCGACGAGGGCGGAGAAGCGGGTTTCCTCGAGCGTCGTATCGGCGCGCAGCACGGCAATGACACAGACCCCGGCCGCGTGCAGACCGATGCAGGCGCCAATGGCTCCCGTGCGCCAGCGCACCAGCGCCAGCAGAATGCCCAGCATCGTCAGCGCAAGAAAGGAGTCGATGAAGGTCAGCGGATCCGCATAGTGCTCGAACAGCTGGCCCAGGACGGTGAATCCATGCAACCAGGAAACCTCGTCATTCGGGATGCGCAGCTTGCCGCCCAGGAAATGCAGGAACGCATACAGCAGGCTGGGTGCGAGGATCGCAGCGACGATGCCGGAGCCGCGCGCCGCTGCGTTGGCGGATCGAGTGCTGCTCTGCTCGAAACTACCCTGGGTTGTGCCGTCCCGCTCATGGGTTTTGCCTGCCGCGCCTTCGGATTCACGGCAGGCAAAACCCATGAGCGGGACGGCATGGCGGTCGTCTGGCGATTCTCCGATATTGCCGCCGGGCGACAGGGCCGTGAACAGAATGCCGCGAAAGAAGGTTTCCTCGATCAGCGCCACGATCAGCCCTGAAACGATGCCGCCTGCGATCAGCGCCGGCAGTGTCTGCGCGAAGCCCTCCTTCAGCGTCCGCACCTCGAGTCCGAGCAGCAATGCGACCAGCGGCGCCATCAGTACGACGCCGCCCAGCCACCCGATCGCCAACTGGCCCATGAATTCGCGCCGAGGCAGGCCGTAGCCCATCGCCGTGCGATTGGCCAGTCCCAACCGGCGTGTCAGCATCACCAGACCGATCAGTGCGAACAGCATCGCCAGCCGGTTCATGACTCGATGGACGGGCTCGACGGAAATGGTGCCGACCAGGAGCCATGCCGGATAGGTGAGGGCCGCGGCTAGAATCAGGGATGCGGTGAGCAGGACTACGAACAGGAGGAATGTGCGCATGTGGCGACCGGGATTTCTTGTTGGAATTCCTTGAAAGTCACGGCGGCTTGCCGCGTCCGGCGCCCGCAGGGCCGGAGGCCGCATGCGACCGGCTCGACGGTGAAAACCCTAGCATGAATCAGCGCGGTCCGCGCCAGGCGCTCGTTCATGGTCTCGATCGGGGTAAATGAAAGCCCTCCATCCGGACGTGTCACTCGTTAAAATGGTCGGCACAGCGCTTTGCTGCCCCAATTTTGTGGCGTTCTTCGTGGAGTGCCGCGCTGATCCATGGTTTGATGGGCTTCATGCTTCGACAGAACAGAGTTGACGGAAATTCGTCATCTATGGCTCCTGCGCCAGGACGACCGTCTTGAGCGGGGGCAGTTGAGTGCCGCAGAGTACGCTGTCGGCAGCGCAGCGCTGGTTCAATCGGCTGTGGCCGAGTACGCGCCTGGGACACGACCCTCTGGGCGACTGGTGCGTGCAAGGACGCTACGTCCCCGTCAGCATCGCGAATTGGAAGCTGACGTTCATGATGCGCCGCCGGGTGCTCGAATGCCGCGTGGCGCAACCGCTTTCGTTCACATCCACCCAGCGGCTGACAATCGTCATCCCGTTTCGCGACCGGGAAACCCATCTGCGTCAATTGCTGCCGATACTGGTACCCATGCTGCGCGAACAGGGTATTCGCTACCGGATCGTCGTGGTCGAGCAGGAGCGCGGGCAACTGTTCAATCGAGGCAGGCTCATCAACGCCGGGATACGTTTCACGGCCGAGGCAACCGATTATTATTGCCTGCACGACGTGGACGCGCTGCCCCTGGTCGCGAACTACGCCTGTCCTTCCCAGCCGCTGCGTCTGGTCAGATGGATTGCCGATCACCGGGCGGATCCGCCTGCCGATGCTCAGCGATCGCAACATTATTTCTCCGGTGCGGTGTCCATCCGCAAGGATCAGGTATTCGCGGCCAACGGCTATTCGAACGATTACTGGGGATGGGGCGGGGAAGACGACGATTTCTTTTTTCGTCTGCTGCTGCAGGGGATGTTGTGCTACTACGACACGCAGGGACGATTTCTCGACCTGCCCAATCCAGCGCACCAGCAGGTGCGCAGAGATGCTCGGACCGTACCGTCCCATTGGAAGCATAACCGCCGGCGTCGCAGTCGCCTGGTGCGAGGATTGTTGGATCCCGCCCAGGATGGGCTGAGCACGCTACGCTATGAAGTCATCGATCATCGGGGTCATGGCGATCACGAAAGGCTACGCGTTCGCTGGTAGGATCCTTCAGGAAGGCCGCCAGGCAATGGTATCGATGCCTTCCGCGGCGACACGGTAGCCGTTTGCGGCGAATCGCGCAGCGTGCGCCGCTCGCTCGACGCCGGTCATGTTCTTGTGCTCGAACTTGACGAGGGTGGGAAGGAATCGGGCGAAGTCGATCATGTGCAGGATGGCGGAATCGTAACCCTCGGTATCGATCTGCAATAGGACTGCGTCCAGCATTCCGGTACGCTCGAGCAGTTCCATCAGCGGTACGCAGTGCACCTCTTCCTCGATCACATCGGCCGGCCGAATGCCGTGTCTGATCAGATGGTCGCGATCGAACGAGGCGATACCATTGGCCCAGCCCGGATAACGCGGCATCGCCGAAGGGGCGACGCGAAAGATCGGCAATACGCCGGCTGTCGTGTGAATGGCCCGATTGACAGGCACGATTTGCGGGTAATCGGCATAATTCATCCGCAACCGCCCGAACATGTCGGGCAAGGGTTCGACCACGATGCCGGCGCACGAATGTTCCGTTACGAATGAATACAGCCCATCGAAACGCACGCCGTCGTTGGCGCCGATCTGTACGAACTTGAGCCCTTGTGGTGCGCCGCGCACCAGCGTATCGAGCTGGCGTTGAAACCGGGAGATACGCTCGATGCGGTAGCCGGCCGGGCGCAGCAGACGATTCAGCAGCTTTCTCATGGCTTTTGGTAACTGATCATGAAGGGTAGGTTCTTGAACGGAAGGATACCGCGCATCTTGATCGTTTCGTTGCTCGTTCTCGTGGCGCAGCCTCCCGGCTGGGCCCGGGGCGTCAGCCCCTATCTGCCGCTCAATCTTTCGCCGGAGATTGAACGGCAGATCGAGCGGGTATTGATCCTCGCCGACAAGTCGGTAATGTCTCGTCCCATTCCTGCGGCGGTGGTGCTCGACGCGTTGCCCGCCGCTTGTCGTGTCGATGAAGTGCTGTGTCGCCGCGTTCGGCGCTACCTAGACCGCTACATGCAGCAGGCCGGGATTTCGCAGGCGAGCGCAGAGATTGCCGCGACCGATGGCGTGGCGACACCGTTGCCAAACCGGCGTGGCCTGCTCAGCGACAGCGCCTGGCAGGTATCCGCGCAAGCCTATTGGCAGCCCCGCGATCATGTGCTGTTGAACCTGGGTGGCGTGGC
This window contains:
- the rnd gene encoding ribonuclease D; translated protein: MQATLPIATSADLLLALERLSAARFLALDTEFMRESTYFPQLCLIQAATPDFCTLIDPLAIPDLQPLWQLLANRECTKVLHAARQDYEVISLTSPSGPPGPVFDTQIAAALLGYPAQIGYGPLVAERLSVTLAKAHTRADWSRRPLSEEQLRYAADDVRYLVPLYLDLRNALEAAGRLEWLLEETCELERLELHRTDPRTAWQRLKGLDRLQPEQRATAKLLAQWRENTAMRHDKPRGWILTDDALREIAERLPASIQDLGRIRTLPAGVIRRRGAELLSLVEQGCGMADAEAPATLPQRPEPQQLSQVTRLMNFVRTQAQELRISPELLATRRDVERLVFSGHAERLTKGWRREVIGEHLAALAGA
- the mpl gene encoding UDP-N-acetylmuramate:L-alanyl-gamma-D-glutamyl-meso-diaminopimelate ligase, which produces MHIHILGICGTFMGGIAALARAAGHRVTGSDSGVYPPMSEQLTSLGIELIEGYEPGQLRLAPDIVVVGNVMSRGNTLIEALLESGIPYTSGPDWLARHVLTGRWTLAVAGTHGKTTTASVLTWILEHAGLDPGFLIGGIPDNFAVSARLGTGAPFVVEADEYDTAFFDKRAKFVHYRPRTAILNNLEHDHADIYPDVASIQWQFQQLLRMVPRNGLVVANAADAHVMEVIAKGCWSPVEHFAGAPLERDGALEHWHVAVPDEGDYTRFAIMRGTHCAGTVDWAMPGRHNAENALAAILAARHAGVDMDVAIAALKSFKGVRRRMEIRGVVRGITVYDDFAHHPTAVAATIEALRRRVGSARLVAVLEPRSNTMKLGTHREALAGSLELADRVWLYQGPNVQWDVAGAVAPLGERARVVKNSGELTDLLVSTLAPGDHVLIMSNGGFDGIHGRLLDRLADTSS
- a CDS encoding LON peptidase substrate-binding domain-containing protein, with the translated sequence MTDNLPLFPLGAVLFPGGLIKLRVFEPRYLAMVSRCLREDAGFGVVLILAGVEAGGPVRTAQVGTLARIADFEQLSDGLLGITAQGGHRFRILSTTCRSDGLNTAVVEWLDETAALSIPPEMAVLAELVRQAGVSSGDAPGAPRYDDASWVGMRLAQLLPLTLPERQRCLEMNGALERLQFLRERLDIRHH
- a CDS encoding CPBP family glutamic-type intramembrane protease, with product MRTFLLFVVLLTASLILAAALTYPAWLLVGTISVEPVHRVMNRLAMLFALIGLVMLTRRLGLANRTAMGYGLPRREFMGQLAIGWLGGVVLMAPLVALLLGLEVRTLKEGFAQTLPALIAGGIVSGLIVALIEETFFRGILFTALSPGGNIGESPDDRHAVPLMGFACRESEGAAGKTHERDGTTQGSFEQSSTRSANAAARGSGIVAAILAPSLLYAFLHFLGGKLRIPNDEVSWLHGFTVLGQLFEHYADPLTFIDSFLALTMLGILLALVRWRTGAIGACIGLHAAGVCVIAVLRADTTLEETRFSALVGSYDGVIGWAALAWFALIALAVALTRPRAAAS
- a CDS encoding galactosyltransferase-related protein, which codes for MPQSTLSAAQRWFNRLWPSTRLGHDPLGDWCVQGRYVPVSIANWKLTFMMRRRVLECRVAQPLSFTSTQRLTIVIPFRDRETHLRQLLPILVPMLREQGIRYRIVVVEQERGQLFNRGRLINAGIRFTAEATDYYCLHDVDALPLVANYACPSQPLRLVRWIADHRADPPADAQRSQHYFSGAVSIRKDQVFAANGYSNDYWGWGGEDDDFFFRLLLQGMLCYYDTQGRFLDLPNPAHQQVRRDARTVPSHWKHNRRRRSRLVRGLLDPAQDGLSTLRYEVIDHRGHGDHERLRVRW
- a CDS encoding FkbM family methyltransferase codes for the protein MRKLLNRLLRPAGYRIERISRFQRQLDTLVRGAPQGLKFVQIGANDGVRFDGLYSFVTEHSCAGIVVEPLPDMFGRLRMNYADYPQIVPVNRAIHTTAGVLPIFRVAPSAMPRYPGWANGIASFDRDHLIRHGIRPADVIEEEVHCVPLMELLERTGMLDAVLLQIDTEGYDSAILHMIDFARFLPTLVKFEHKNMTGVERAAHAARFAANGYRVAAEGIDTIAWRPS